Within the Eucalyptus grandis isolate ANBG69807.140 chromosome 1, ASM1654582v1, whole genome shotgun sequence genome, the region ATCCGAAACGAAAGCCAACTGCAGAAAAAGGGCTCATTTGTGACCTTTCAAATCCAGAACCAGGAACATCACCACCAAGAAGAGCAATTCAAACCATCTTCAAGCATTCCATGACACAAGAAGTGAAAGCATGCCGGATTCCCCGTCAAGAGGGCCGCGACATTCATGCAAGAATCTTATTGTCCCAACATGGAATTGAAATCATGTATATATTATTTCAGCATAAATACAGCATTATTTTAACGCATACTTTCTTGAAAAAGGCACACATAAAATTAGATTATCAAAGTAGAAAGCAACTAATTCAGTTCAAATACAGAAATTCACAATCATGATATAAAATAACAATGCAACGTACGTGCCCCGATGGGCTGACGATGATCTCGTCCGTAAAGAACCGTCGAGGAACGGATCGGGTCGAGCCCAATGGGCTGTACATGGAGGCCCGAATGGCGGCCCGTTTCGGTCGCTGAAAAACCCTTATCCTCGCCGAAGCGCAGCATCAAAGCAGCCATTTCGCTTTCCGCAAAGTTTCATCACCGCCCGCCGAATCCCGCGACCACCAGCGAAGATGTCGCCCGCTCCGATCGTCGATTCCGCCCAGCCCGAGAAGGAGCAGGTCGATCTTGCGGAGGAGCTCAAGAAGATTTCTCAGGTGGGTGTCGCGTTCGCTCATCaagtttcgattttttttttcttttttcttttttttttttaatgcgcCGCTTGTGCTTCCGGGGTTCTGACGTTTGGGAGGGTTTGATTGTTGCAGAGCGACGAGCCTACCGTCGAGGACGTGAAGGACGACGACAAGGACGAAGACGACGatgaggacgacgacgacgacgaggacgacgacaAGGAAGATGGAACTGGGGGTCAGTTTTTTTCGCCTTTTTGGCCTTTCGCCCTCTCCTTGGTCCGTCGATGTAGAGCTTATGTGTTGCTGTGCTATTTGTCTGTCGTTGGATGTTTATGAGGTTTTAGAGCAAAAGCTGCTGACTTGCGAATCTGGGCATTCACTTCTGTGGAATTTGGGAGTTCTCTTGTTAGTCCTTTTGTCACTGGATGAATGGGGACCTATTGGAGTAGATAGATTGAACTCGCGTACTGTCTCATTTTACTCGAGTTATATAATTGTAGGGGTGACGTATCGAATCTTTTGAGCGCCCACCGAATTCAAATCCTTTGATTAGGACTAATTCGACTAAGGGGTAGTTAGAGTTACAATGGTTGTTCTTGGTAGGATAGAACCAAGTGTTGTTGTTTTGTTAGTCGTTTACCTTGATGTAGTTGACAGATCAAGCTAGTGCgtgtttatttgtttttcccCACTTGGATAGACTAATACTGGAGAATTGTATTCTGGGAACTGCTTTTCGGATTGTCGAATTGCAATACATCTCCTCAtcattttttcccattttgtaCCTATGCTggtcacttttcttttcttttttcttttaatctatCTCCTGAGTAAGTGTTGCATTAGTGCTGTCATTGTTTCACCCCGCCATCAGGGGGAAATAGGAATTTTAGTCTGGCATCTCCGTTATTcagttgaaattgaaaatttaggatcATTTTATAAGGGACATGATCTTGCACGGCAGACATCCTTTGAATTGGACAAGGTACAATGGCAGCAACtctattttttatatacttTTAAGTGGTTTAACAATATTGGATATCAGTTTAAATGTGAGTTGGGCCTTGATGGGTATCTGCTCTGATTGATTTCCTGTGTTCTGAAACTGACTTTAGGAATCCTATAATAGTGTCGATGTTCAATCTTTTCCTAGTTGGCGGACACCTCGattacctttttccttttttccaccAGTGGCAGATGGATTAATGTATCACTTGACTTCACTTTCAAAACTTGGATCATGATTTGTATGGCACAGGTGCGAATGGGAGCTCGAAGCAGAGCAGAAGTGAGAAGAAAAGCCGGAAGGCAATGTTAAAGCTGGGCATGAAACCTATTACAGGTGTTAGCCGGGTCACcatcaaaagaacaaaaaacgtAAGTCATTTTCCGTTTCGGTTAATCTTTGCTAACTTTAAATATGAAATCGTATGAATAGTTCTCTGGTGCTCCAGATATTGTTCTTCATTTCAAAACCTGATGTCTTCAAGAGTCCTCATTCTGAGACCTATGTCATATTCGGGGAGGCAAAGATTGAGGACTTGAGCTCTCAGCTGCAAACACAAGCTGCTCAGCAGTTCCGGATGCCAGATATGTCATCGGTTATTTCGAAACCAGATGCTTCTGCTGCAGATGCAGATGCACCGgcagatgaggaagaagaggatgtCGACGACACTGGGGTCGAGCCTCGTGACATTGATCTGGTCATGACCCAGGCAGGGGTCTCCAGGAACAAGGCAGTCAAAGCTCTCAAGACTCATAATGGTGACATTGTGGGTGCCATCATGGAGCTTACTACTTGAGCTTTTCTGTAgtttttttcccttgaaaccTCTGATGTTCTGTAATGGGACATATTGATTACTTATATGGTAAGTTTTGGTCAGAATGTAATGAGACTTGTTGAATTTGTTATTGGCCATGTTGAGGGTGTCTGCTCAATTATGAGTACTATTATTTTCTGCACACCTGGTTTCTTGTAATCTATTGCTCAATTATAATCATTAAGTAACTCAATAGCAACAAAAGGCAtcattatttcatgaaaaattcaagattcaAAATACATTTTTCGAAAAAACAATTGGttatattatttagaaaaattagttagaggaacatattttcattatttataatAATGTATTCCAAATCATCTTTGTGGAtgatggaatattttttattcatttattaccGTAAGTGATatgaatgaattttctttttgagaaaataatttcgaattttgagTCTTCtttgaaacaaatgcaccataaAAGAGACAACCAAGGACGTTAACTTTAATGAGAGATTCCTTTAACGCCCATAACTAGAATGACATCCATGTAACACGTGTAAATTGAAGACCTTATTATTGCATACTAACACCTTTAATATATCAAGTTAGTATAACGATTTAAATATGCTTAATAACTAATTAAGGTTAGAGGATGCTTATTTGGTAATCTACATATATTATGAGTTCATGGTTAActtgtccaaaaagaaaaacaggatAATAAAACTCGGTAAAGAATTGGCCTTACGTATCTCCAAAAGTATTACCAGCAATTCATCAAATCCTTGAATGAGCTTTATGTTATGTAACTTTAACTTATTTTAAACACtacaaaataggaaaatgatgaaataaatattaaaacCTATCCAAATGAATGTTTAGTCTGTTGAGGAAAATTTCTCTTATTAGTTTTGATGATTAACAGAACTTTCTTTAATCACTCTTTTAGTCCGATGGTAAGATTTTCTAGGTGGAAATATTGATGAACACTATTGGACTTGTTAGTCATCAAACTCAGAGAATCTCTGACAAATTCATCTAGTGGAATCCAGTCAATCGACTAACAACGtgggagagtgaacgtaggcttgtaaaagccaaaccactataatcgTCCGTGTGCAATTTTCTATCTCTTACTCTCTTTATATTACTTATTAAAAGAGTTAACTACACATTGGtaaaatttgaagttattcgggTTGTGGtcaaatgttgttttttttgcaatatctttttaaatttattttattccgtatTATCATTTATTCACTCCCCTTTAGGTGATCTATCTAACcctaacaattggtatcaaagcttggtTACTTTTTATTGAAGTGCTTTATTACTTCTAAGTTAACGATCTCTCAATGACTAGTATTATTGCATCAGGACTTATGAAAAAATAGTGTGACATAAGGCCTCCATATGTCaatggaaaggactacaacatccggaagaataAGATAAAaccattcatcaaatccatggaTCCCTTGGGGTGTGATGTAGTTTTAAGGGGTGTTAGGCCTAGAGCCTTCACAGATGGCAAAAATCCTTAAGTCGAAGCCATGTCTGAGATAGATTTATCTAAGAGAGAAGCTTTACTTGCAAAAGTAGTTTACTCTTTGTACCGTgttttatctcctactgaatataactgCATATCCTCATGTAAATTTGCTAAAGAAATTTGGGACAAGTTGCAAGTGACATATAAAGCAACTGATTGAGTAAAGAAAACCATGATAAATATTTTGCTCGGATAGTATGAATCTTTTAAAATGAAGATGGATGAATAAGTGACTGATATATTCAGTAGATTCACTGACATTGTTAATAGCCTAACACAACAAGGACAACCAGTATCTAACTCTATGAAAGTGAGCAAAATCCTACGCAAATTATACAAGGAGTGGAACAATATCAAAACATCCATTCAGGAAACTCAAAGTATCTCTCCATGGCAACCTCAAACTTCTTCCACATTGCTGGACGTTTAGCTTCTCCAGTCACTACGTTGGTCATGGCTACGTCCATCACAAGAGTCTGAGCCCAGGTGAACAGGCTCTGGTCACAAGGATTCTGTCGTAATAGCTCATCTCCATCAAAGCCGTTATTATATTGCACATAGAGTTTAGGACAAGGAGAATATTTAAACAAAAGTTAC harbors:
- the LOC104437187 gene encoding nascent polypeptide-associated complex subunit alpha-like protein 2; amino-acid sequence: MSPAPIVDSAQPEKEQVDLAEELKKISQSDEPTVEDVKDDDKDEDDDEDDDDDEDDDKEDGTGGANGSSKQSRSEKKSRKAMLKLGMKPITGVSRVTIKRTKNILFFISKPDVFKSPHSETYVIFGEAKIEDLSSQLQTQAAQQFRMPDMSSVISKPDASAADADAPADEEEEDVDDTGVEPRDIDLVMTQAGVSRNKAVKALKTHNGDIVGAIMELTT